In Trichomycterus rosablanca isolate fTriRos1 chromosome 25, fTriRos1.hap1, whole genome shotgun sequence, the sequence TTCCTCTggctttgttttttgttgttattcgtcatatacatatacatacactttcTTAACCGGTTATCCAATTGGGGGGATGGGGGatgggggatggggggggggggggtgctggagcctatcccagcttttcaatgggcgcaagggcCCCCAGTAACACCCTCCATTGGTgggtagacacacatacacacacacacccattctcacctatagggcaatttagtgtctggactgtgggaggaaaccggagctcccagaggaaacccacgcagacattgggagaacatgccTTCAAGACCTTCTTGACCTTCTTgaccaccgagccactgtgccaccctacaggtgtacagtacaacgaattTCTATCTTTGCATATTCCagtttgtttgaaagctggggtcagagcacagggtcagccattgtatgatgCCCCTGGaaccgagagggttaagggcctcgctcaaggacccaacagtggctgcatagcagagctgggattcaaactctcaacctttcagttgatagcccaaagctctatccaccaggctaccactgtccaatgttgtattaatgttaaatcatatttttggtaatatgtttatatatattcaGTGTACTATTATGTTTACTGTATACTGTTtctttaatacataataataataatgattatgatgattatgatgataataataataataatactattaacagtaataataataacaataacaacagtaataataataataacagtaataataataataaagtgggtagagcattgggctatcaaccagaagattggcggttcaaatccaggctttgctatgcagccactgttgggcccttgagcaaggcccttaaccctgtctgctccaggggcgccgtacgttggctgaccctgcgctctgaccccagcttccaaccaagctgggatatgcgaagaaagaatttaattgtactgtacacctgtatatgtatatatgacaaataaagtatatatataaaaaataaataaataataataacagtaataaaaattataataataacagtaataaaaataacaacaacaacaataataataataacagtaataataataacattattaataataataataacaacaacaacaacaacaacaataaaaataataacaataataataacagtaataataacaacagtaataataataataataataaaaaaaataatagtaataataataataataataataatataataataataataaaagtttccTTCAAACTTTTCATGCCCTTACTTGCTGCAAACGCGTTTCGGTACTATTTCTATTTTGGGCATCTGGCGTGCCGTAGATGCCTAAAGAGGATAAAGAATGTTGTGGAAGTTGCTTTAAAAGGAGCGAGTTTAAGAAAAACTTCTATTAAaggtaaaaatgttttatgttacttttatttaaaatacagtcGTTGAACACTCGTGTTTGGTGATATTTGTTGTGTTATAAGCCTGGTTAGAACTGGTAACGTCCAGAGCGAGCTGCGACTTCTCTGGGTTATTGACCTGAGTTAGCGGTTAGCAGGTAGCTAGACTGTTAGCATAACACTGTGGTAAAGTGTTTGTTCAGCGCTGTTGTGTTTATGTATCGCCGCAGTTAAAGCTTCCTGTTGTTATAAGTGTAAATCAATTACTAAAACTGCAGTCAAGTGTTGTGAGACTTGTTAGAAGTTAATAGGAGAAACGCTGAGTAAAGTGGGCGTCTCCGGTTATAACTAACAACAATACAGCGTGTGCATTCACTGAgcaatttattaggtacacccatCTGGTACGTACATAAATGGACTATTTTCCAAGCTGCATCTACCTTACATATGATATTTGTGgctatacaatgactgactgcaGCCCCTCTGTTTAATTACTGCTATAAAGCCTTTATGCTATGTTATAATCTATTGTaaagcacccctggagcagacagggttaagggccttgcttaagggcccaacagtggctgtatatcagtggctggatttgaaccgacaatcttcccactgatagcccaaagctctacgtCTCAATTGGGCAATGTCTTTATTACCACTGTAATAGTGGGCCagcgtaatagactgctgcccCAGCCTAATAAAGAGATCAATAGGTTCAAATCAGATTAAAAGatcccaacaacactaacaCTGCTGTGCCTGATACACTAATATCAAAACAAcaaacactaccatgtcatAACCACgccagtgtcattgcagtgctaagaatggtccaccaaccaactaTTATCTGATCAGTGGTGACCAGATAGATCCAGTAGGTTGTTGCTATTGGTTGATAAATTGGGTACAGGGGGAAAATACGTGTTGTATGACTATTAATTCTTACCAAATTTTACCAAAGTTAAATGTAAAACAGACTTCTGGTATAATCGTTAATAAATGCAGTTAAACATTGGTAAATGCTCTAAAGCCATCATACTATGTTATAATCTAGTCATAAACTAGGACAGgctgaatgcctttatttgatgtacagtgtatcacataagtgagtacacccctcacatttctgcagatatttaagtatatcttttcatgggacaacactgacaaaatgacactttgacacaatgaaaagtagtctgtgtgcagcttatataacagtgtaaatctttcctcaaaataactcaatatacagccattaatgtctaaaccaccggcaacaaaagtgagtacaccccttagtaaaaagtcctgaagtgtcaatattttgtgtggccaccattatttcccagaactgccttaactctcctgggcatggagtttaccagagcttcacaggttgccactggaatgcttttccactcctccatgacgacatcacggagctggcagatattcgagactttgcgctcctccaccttccgcttgaggatgccccaaagatgttctattgggtttaggtctggaaacatgcttggccagtccatcacctttaccctcagcctcttcaataaagcagtggtcgtcttagaggtgtgtttggggtcattatcatgctggaacactgccctgcgacccagtttccggagggaggggatcatgctctgcttcagtatttcacagtacatattggagttcatgtgtccctcaatgaaatgtaactccccaacacctgctgcactcatgcagccccagaccatggcattcccaccaccatgcttgactgtaggcatgacacacttatctttgtactcctcacctgattgccgccactcatgcttgagaccatctgaaccaaacaaatgaatcttggtctcatcagaccataggacatggttccagtaatccatgtcctttgttgacatgtcttcagcaaactgtttgcgggctttcttgtgtagagacttcagaaaaggcttccttctggggtgacagcaatgcagaccaatttgatgtagtgtgcggcgtatggtctgagcactgccaggctgaccccccaccttttcaatctctgcagcaatgctgacagcactcctgcgcctatctttcaaagacagcagttggatgtgacgctgagcacgtgcactcagcttctttggacgaccaacgcgaggtctgttctgagtggaccctgctctttaaaaacgctggatgatcttggccactgtgctgcagctcagtttcagggtgttggcaatcttcttgtagccttggccatcttcatgtagcgcaacaattcgtcttttaagatcctcagagagttctttgccatgaggtgccatgttggaactttcagtgaccagtatgagagagtgtgagagctgtactactaaattgaacacacctgctccctatgcacacctgagacctagtaacactaacaaatcacatgacatttttgagggaaaatgacaatcagtgctcaatttggacatttaggggtgtagtctcttaggggtgtactcacttttgttgccggtggtttagacattaatggctgtatattgagttattttgagggaagaataaatttacactgttatataagctgcacacagactacttttcattgtgtcaaagtgtcattttgtcagtgttgtcccatgaaaagatatacttaaatatctgcagaaatgtgaggggtgtactcacttttgtgatacactgtatatacatgttTACAGTACAACAAAGCCGTAAAGGCCAgatccaggatttgaacccacaacttTCCAGTTGTTGGCCTAAAGCCATAGCTCAGCTCTCTATGTTACCGCTGTTCCCACTATTCGTCCTTTAGACATCATAtttgaaaacaaaataataagtaTGTGGCTGCTAGcatatttgtgttttgttttaacaTATACTACATCGAAATAAAAGCAGAATTAAGGATCCTATAAATGCTACTCGTGTTCAGTGTTCTCACACTTTTCAAAAGTCTGGAAAAGTCAAACAGACCAGGGACCCTGCCTTGTTGGACCCACCATCCCATCATGGGAATTTTCTGTGTCTGGAAGTATTTTTGCTTCTGTTTCCATATTCAAATCTCTTTTTAGAAACTGCAGacagtggtaaaaaaaatcactatcagTGAAGATATCAGCAAAGTGGTCTAGTCCCTACGTGTCTTGAAAGTAGTCAACCAACTTCACACTTATTTATGGCATAACGACACAATCAGATTCTTAATCTTTTCGATTTTGATTCGATACCAACCCACCATTTAGACCAGTGTTGGCCCCAGTGCTCAGTATCAACTCAATGCATCATTAAGTTAAAGGTTGAAACATTTTCCAGACCTGACCTGCACTGAATTCTTCTCTCAGTAGCtttaagatgtttttatttttacttccgTGCAGTCGGAAGCAGAATTCTTGGGTCTGTCTAAGTTGATAAGACGATGGGCAACACCAGTGATCGCATAGCTGCTGACCGCCATGGCCCGAAGGCCCATCGCGCAGACAGTGGTGCTGGACATAAAGACCATGAACCCAGCAAGATGATGGACAGCACAGATGATCCTAACATTTTTAATACACACGGGCCTGATACAAAGGTGAGAAAAACTTGATGAATAAAACAAGGGACATAGCCTTTCGTATCTATACGTTGATGCCATATGTAGATCCTCGATCTGTCTGATTGGAAATTTGGATCCCATCAATAGTGGACTAGCATCATTTTTCACTGCGCTACCTTTTGTTTACCAGTGTGTATGATAAAGGCTTGTGTAGTTAAGACATGACTTGTGTGTTCTGCTAGGCTCCAGTAGAAAAAGACATGCCTCCAGATTTGGATGACTTGGTAAAAACTGGCCCTCAGGAGCGTCCCACGGTGATTCGCTGGGCCGGAGGAGGGACAGACGTCTACATCTCGGGCTCCTTCAACAACTGGAACAGCAAGATCCCACTCAATAAAAGGTATTCTAATACAGTAGACtcacggtaaaaatcatggacaaaatgtgggtcacattattaatacattattaaagtGCTACTTATGTCATGtatgtttctttttgtttccCTGACACAAAAGTCATAATGACTTTGTTGCGATTCTGAATTTGCCTGAGGGGGAACATCAGTACAAGTTCTTTGTTGATGGACAGTGGGTTCATGATCCTtcaaaggtaaaaaaaacaaaaaaacaacatgattctatacattatacatatataacatCTTTGCCTTAGTTAGAGGTTATTCTGTTCATACAAAGTGTAAACAGCTTTAACTGCAAATTAAACCCTAATCAATGTTTTGGTCTGCAGCCGGTGGTGACTAGTCAGATGGGAACCATTAACAACCTGATTCAGGTGAAGAAATCTGACTTTGAGGTGTTCGATGCGCTGCAGGTGGACTCCCTGGAGTGCTCAGACACGTCTGGTGAGAACCGTGGGAACCGTGCATGTGACACTTACTCATTGTGAATGAATCCTACATTTATAATGTAACAAAGTAAAAATGAGAGTTTGATTTTCAGCTGAGCCACCGACCTGaccgggcgtccacacaaacacggtTGGCTGTATGTGAGGGAGGAACTCACATTAgggatgtctgtgggaatttctggCTTTTAAGTCAAAAGAGCCTTTGTAAGATCTGACTTTGATGTTGGACAGGAAGGCCTGGGTCGCAAGTaacatttcaattcatcccaaaggtgtttaaggtCAGGGCagtgtgcagaccactggagatCCTCCATACCAAACTTGATAAGATGAGAATCCATAGCAGGGCCACATCAGCCCAGACATAGTCAgtagtgtctgtatgtagactttCGATTGGCTCATAACACTGCagtggattcaaaccctggatcctagcggtagtgtgctagcagaatTTAACACTGCACCACTGGAGCTCCTCACTGGTCcattttttcttatattttaatgtatt encodes:
- the prkab2 gene encoding 5'-AMP-activated protein kinase subunit beta-2 isoform X1, which encodes MGNTSDRIAADRHGPKAHRADSGAGHKDHEPSKMMDSTDDPNIFNTHGPDTKAPVEKDMPPDLDDLVKTGPQERPTVIRWAGGGTDVYISGSFNNWNSKIPLNKSHNDFVAILNLPEGEHQYKFFVDGQWVHDPSKPVVTSQMGTINNLIQVKKSDFEVFDALQVDSLECSDTSDLSSSPPGPYGQNMYMFRPEERFKAPPILPPHLLQVILNKDTNVSCDPALLPEPNHVMLNHLYALSIKDGVMVLSATHRYKKKYVTSLLYKPI
- the prkab2 gene encoding 5'-AMP-activated protein kinase subunit beta-2 isoform X2: MGNTSDRIAADRHGPKAHRADSGAGHKDHEPSKMMDSTDDPNIFNTHGPDTKAPVEKDMPPDLDDLVKTGPQERPTVIRWAGGGTDVYISGSFNNWNSKIPLNKSHNDFVAILNLPEGEHQYKFFVDGQWVHDPSKPVVTSQMGTINNLIQVKKSDFEVFDALQVDSLECSDTSDLSSSPPGPYGQNMYMFRPEERFKAPPILPPHLLQVILNKDTNVSKLGHAIPPRYQQMPLFSKEANTVF